From the genome of Magnetococcales bacterium, one region includes:
- a CDS encoding RecQ family ATP-dependent DNA helicase, producing the protein MTDPSALLQHHFGFAGFREGQWPVIERLLAKRSVLAIFPTSGGKSLCYQLPAMMLDGLTLVISPLIALMKDQIDFLVSHGVAAARLDSTQDIEQTRQVFAELAARKIKLLYISPERLGNERFLHTMRRWSIDLLAVDEAHCISEWGHNFRPDYLKIARIARSIGIPRILALTATATPPVARSIAEAFAIHPEDVIQTGFYRPNLFLRVTPAPTADEQRQELLLQRLRSRPPEPAIVYVTLQHTANRVARFLADHGLAAIAYHAGMEAEKRHQAQDRFMASDNTVVVATIAFGMGLDKSNIRAIYHYNLPKGLESYAQEIGRAGRDGKTSLCELFACADDQIVLENFTFGDTPTPETIASLLQELSGLGTQFDISIAELSNRHDIRPLVIKTLLTYLELEDILQATGPFYAQYQFQPLKSSAEILARFDPQRAAFLRGVLRHARKKIKWFTLDAHATSLALQQPRERVVAALEYLAQQGDIELESMGVREGYRLLQQPKNPEALRDSLLARFMKREQHDISRIHTMLDFAHHPTCRTQYLLAYFGEERPPCGHCDRCQPQAESSSGTIPPPTRHDLGSNALRQLRDLRAEHHPSLATPRQLARFFCDITSPATTRERLRHHPLSGAWKHVPFHQALTFLETHWQP; encoded by the coding sequence TTGACCGATCCTTCTGCCCTACTGCAACACCATTTTGGCTTTGCCGGTTTCCGGGAGGGACAGTGGCCCGTCATCGAGCGGTTGTTGGCCAAACGGTCGGTTTTGGCCATTTTTCCCACCAGCGGCGGCAAAAGTCTCTGTTATCAACTGCCGGCCATGATGCTGGACGGCCTGACCCTGGTCATCTCCCCCCTGATTGCCCTGATGAAAGACCAGATTGATTTTCTCGTCAGCCATGGCGTGGCAGCAGCCCGCCTCGACTCCACCCAGGATATCGAGCAGACACGACAGGTCTTTGCAGAACTGGCCGCCAGAAAGATCAAACTGCTCTATATCTCGCCGGAGCGTCTGGGCAACGAGCGGTTTTTGCACACCATGCGGCGGTGGTCCATCGACCTGCTGGCGGTGGACGAGGCCCATTGCATCAGCGAATGGGGACACAATTTTCGTCCCGATTATCTCAAGATAGCCCGGATTGCCCGGTCAATCGGCATTCCGCGTATCCTCGCCCTGACGGCCACAGCCACACCACCGGTCGCCCGTTCCATTGCCGAGGCTTTTGCCATCCATCCCGAGGATGTCATTCAAACCGGCTTCTACCGGCCCAATCTTTTTCTGCGTGTCACCCCGGCCCCGACAGCAGACGAACAACGTCAGGAACTGCTTCTGCAACGCCTGCGCAGTCGTCCCCCGGAACCAGCCATCGTCTATGTCACCCTGCAACATACGGCCAACAGGGTGGCCCGCTTTCTTGCCGACCATGGCCTGGCGGCCATCGCCTATCATGCCGGCATGGAGGCCGAAAAACGCCACCAGGCCCAGGATCGGTTCATGGCCTCGGACAACACCGTCGTGGTGGCCACCATTGCCTTTGGCATGGGCCTGGACAAATCCAACATTCGGGCCATTTACCACTACAATCTGCCCAAAGGCCTGGAAAGCTACGCCCAGGAGATTGGCCGGGCCGGACGGGATGGCAAAACCTCTCTGTGTGAATTGTTCGCCTGCGCCGACGACCAGATTGTCCTGGAAAATTTCACCTTTGGCGATACCCCCACTCCCGAAACCATTGCCTCCCTGCTTCAGGAGCTGTCCGGACTGGGTACGCAGTTTGATATTTCCATTGCGGAACTCTCCAACCGGCATGACATCCGTCCCCTGGTCATCAAAACCCTGCTGACCTACCTGGAACTGGAGGATATCCTCCAGGCCACCGGCCCGTTTTATGCCCAATACCAGTTTCAACCCTTGAAATCGTCTGCGGAAATTCTGGCCCGTTTCGATCCACAACGGGCGGCCTTCCTGCGCGGTGTCCTGCGCCACGCCAGAAAAAAAATCAAATGGTTCACCCTGGATGCCCATGCCACCAGTCTGGCGCTGCAACAACCACGGGAACGGGTCGTGGCCGCCCTGGAATATCTGGCGCAACAAGGGGACATTGAATTGGAAAGCATGGGAGTTCGCGAAGGATATCGCCTGCTGCAACAGCCCAAAAATCCGGAAGCCCTCCGGGATTCCCTCCTGGCCCGCTTCATGAAACGGGAACAACATGACATTTCCCGCATTCACACCATGCTCGATTTTGCCCACCACCCAACGTGCCGCACCCAATACCTGCTGGCCTATTTTGGGGAAGAGCGTCCCCCCTGCGGCCATTGTGACCGCTGCCAGCCCCAAGCCGAATCATCTTCCGGGACGATTCCTCCCCCCACCCGGCATGATCTGGGTTCAAATGCACTCCGGCAATTGCGCGACCTGCGTGCCGAACACCACCCCTCCCTGGCCACACCCCGCCAGTTGGCCCGGTTTTTTTGCGACATCACCTCCCCGGCCACCACCCGGGAGCGCCTGCGCCACCACCCCTTGTCCGGTGCCTGGAAACATGTCCCCTTTCACCAGGCCCTGACGTTTCTGGAAACCCATTGGCAGCCGTGA